A genomic segment from Nicotiana tabacum cultivar K326 chromosome 7, ASM71507v2, whole genome shotgun sequence encodes:
- the LOC107772288 gene encoding vacuolar protein sorting 38 isoform X2: MKLRRRNNWFSRNYSPLYSPLVSGRRYGFQVEAESLSRSNELDEMKEKLDSRKLVMGNMSMHSKVVKEKVKKQEEQLSNDIRSLLVAGTSLSGASKRLQDASRSFAGERGYGRLRTLQRVFRTRQQYMVSQVQLLYPVRIAIGQAPEQELESFNNCSNSGNSAGLKPLDQGALIIAGLHLTVFTKMSFFTDKKEVQRSATALGYVAHVVALIASYLQVPLRYPLRLGGSRSYIRDYAPSIEPSLSDLTSSSSVSANSRPVEFPLFLEGQDSTRAAYAVFLLNKDLEQLLSYIGGRSLGPRHVLANLKELLRTILSPEYIDT; this comes from the exons ATGAAGctaagaagaagaaacaattgGTTCAGCAGAAATTACAGTCCCTTATACAG CCCGCTTGTTAGCGGGCGGCGATATGGTTTCCAGGTAGAAGCAGAGTCACTGAGTCGTTCGAATGAGCTTGATGAGATGAAAGAAAAACTGGATTCCAGAAAATTGGTGATGGGAAACATGTCGATGCATTCTAAAGTTGTCAAAGAGAAAGTCAAGAAGCAAGAGGAGCAACTCAGTAATGACATCAGGTCATTGTTGGTTGCAGGGACTTCTCTTTCTGGAGCTAGCAAGCGCTTGCAG GATGCAAGTAGGTCCTTTGCTGGAGAAAGGGGTTATGGTCGTCTCAGAACTTTGCAGAGAGTATTCAGAACGAGACAACAGTATATGGTGTCTCAAGTTCAGCTGCTTTATCCTGTGAGGATTGCAATTGGACAGGCACCTGAGCAAGAACTTGAATCTTTCAACAACTGTTCCAACTCAG GTAACTCTGCCGGGTTAAAACCTTTAGATCAAGGAGCCTTGATCATTGCAGGTCTGCATTTAACCGTGTTCACGAAGATGAGCTTCTTTACTGATAAGAAGGAGGTTCAGAGGTCTGCAACTGCCCTGGGATATGTTGCACAC GTGGTCGCACTTATTGCATCTTACTTACAAGTTCCTCTTCGTTATCCTTTGAGGTTAGGAGGATCTCGATCATATATCCGTGATTACGCACCTTCAATAGAGCCTTCGTTGTCTGATTTAACATCTAGTTCCTCAGTTTCCGCAAATTCAAGGCCTGTGGAATTTCCTCTATTTTTAGAAGGCCAAGACTCAACAAGAGCGGCTTATGCTGTATTCTTGTTGAATAAG GATTTAGAGCAACTTTTGAGTTATATTGGCGGCAGAAGTTTAGGGCCAAGACATGTACTTGCTAATTTGAAAGAGCTTCTCAGGACAATCCTTTCGCCAGAGTATATAGACACATGA
- the LOC107772288 gene encoding vacuolar protein sorting 38 isoform X3: MKLRRRNNWFSRNYSPLYSGRRYGFQVEAESLSRSNELDEMKEKLDSRKLVMGNMSMHSKVVKEKVKKQEEQLSNDIRSLLVAGTSLSGASKRLQDASRSFAGERGYGRLRTLQRVFRTRQQYMVSQVQLLYPVRIAIGQAPEQELESFNNCSNSGNSAGLKPLDQGALIIAGLHLTVFTKMSFFTDKKEVQRSATALGYVAHVVALIASYLQVPLRYPLRLGGSRSYIRDYAPSIEPSLSDLTSSSSVSANSRPVEFPLFLEGQDSTRAAYAVFLLNKDLEQLLSYIGGRSLGPRHVLANLKELLRTILSPEYIDT; the protein is encoded by the exons ATGAAGctaagaagaagaaacaattgGTTCAGCAGAAATTACAGTCCCTTATACAG CGGGCGGCGATATGGTTTCCAGGTAGAAGCAGAGTCACTGAGTCGTTCGAATGAGCTTGATGAGATGAAAGAAAAACTGGATTCCAGAAAATTGGTGATGGGAAACATGTCGATGCATTCTAAAGTTGTCAAAGAGAAAGTCAAGAAGCAAGAGGAGCAACTCAGTAATGACATCAGGTCATTGTTGGTTGCAGGGACTTCTCTTTCTGGAGCTAGCAAGCGCTTGCAG GATGCAAGTAGGTCCTTTGCTGGAGAAAGGGGTTATGGTCGTCTCAGAACTTTGCAGAGAGTATTCAGAACGAGACAACAGTATATGGTGTCTCAAGTTCAGCTGCTTTATCCTGTGAGGATTGCAATTGGACAGGCACCTGAGCAAGAACTTGAATCTTTCAACAACTGTTCCAACTCAG GTAACTCTGCCGGGTTAAAACCTTTAGATCAAGGAGCCTTGATCATTGCAGGTCTGCATTTAACCGTGTTCACGAAGATGAGCTTCTTTACTGATAAGAAGGAGGTTCAGAGGTCTGCAACTGCCCTGGGATATGTTGCACAC GTGGTCGCACTTATTGCATCTTACTTACAAGTTCCTCTTCGTTATCCTTTGAGGTTAGGAGGATCTCGATCATATATCCGTGATTACGCACCTTCAATAGAGCCTTCGTTGTCTGATTTAACATCTAGTTCCTCAGTTTCCGCAAATTCAAGGCCTGTGGAATTTCCTCTATTTTTAGAAGGCCAAGACTCAACAAGAGCGGCTTATGCTGTATTCTTGTTGAATAAG GATTTAGAGCAACTTTTGAGTTATATTGGCGGCAGAAGTTTAGGGCCAAGACATGTACTTGCTAATTTGAAAGAGCTTCTCAGGACAATCCTTTCGCCAGAGTATATAGACACATGA
- the LOC107772288 gene encoding vacuolar protein sorting 38 isoform X1, whose protein sequence is MESKKLALMQNQEDQKNAKLVIQWEDYEQELARLCSLTSALNEAKKKKQLVQQKLQSLIQVEAESLSRSNELDEMKEKLDSRKLVMGNMSMHSKVVKEKVKKQEEQLSNDIRSLLVAGTSLSGASKRLQDASRSFAGERGYGRLRTLQRVFRTRQQYMVSQVQLLYPVRIAIGQAPEQELESFNNCSNSGNSAGLKPLDQGALIIAGLHLTVFTKMSFFTDKKEVQRSATALGYVAHVVALIASYLQVPLRYPLRLGGSRSYIRDYAPSIEPSLSDLTSSSSVSANSRPVEFPLFLEGQDSTRAAYAVFLLNKDLEQLLSYIGGRSLGPRHVLANLKELLRTILSPEYIDT, encoded by the exons ATGGAATCAAAGAAATTAGCTTTAATGCAAAATCAAGAAGACCAAAAAAATGCGAAGTTAGTAATACAATGGGAAGATTATGAACAGGAATTAGCACGTTTGTGTAGCCTCACATCTGCTCTTAATGAAGctaagaagaagaaacaattgGTTCAGCAGAAATTACAGTCCCTTATACAG GTAGAAGCAGAGTCACTGAGTCGTTCGAATGAGCTTGATGAGATGAAAGAAAAACTGGATTCCAGAAAATTGGTGATGGGAAACATGTCGATGCATTCTAAAGTTGTCAAAGAGAAAGTCAAGAAGCAAGAGGAGCAACTCAGTAATGACATCAGGTCATTGTTGGTTGCAGGGACTTCTCTTTCTGGAGCTAGCAAGCGCTTGCAG GATGCAAGTAGGTCCTTTGCTGGAGAAAGGGGTTATGGTCGTCTCAGAACTTTGCAGAGAGTATTCAGAACGAGACAACAGTATATGGTGTCTCAAGTTCAGCTGCTTTATCCTGTGAGGATTGCAATTGGACAGGCACCTGAGCAAGAACTTGAATCTTTCAACAACTGTTCCAACTCAG GTAACTCTGCCGGGTTAAAACCTTTAGATCAAGGAGCCTTGATCATTGCAGGTCTGCATTTAACCGTGTTCACGAAGATGAGCTTCTTTACTGATAAGAAGGAGGTTCAGAGGTCTGCAACTGCCCTGGGATATGTTGCACAC GTGGTCGCACTTATTGCATCTTACTTACAAGTTCCTCTTCGTTATCCTTTGAGGTTAGGAGGATCTCGATCATATATCCGTGATTACGCACCTTCAATAGAGCCTTCGTTGTCTGATTTAACATCTAGTTCCTCAGTTTCCGCAAATTCAAGGCCTGTGGAATTTCCTCTATTTTTAGAAGGCCAAGACTCAACAAGAGCGGCTTATGCTGTATTCTTGTTGAATAAG GATTTAGAGCAACTTTTGAGTTATATTGGCGGCAGAAGTTTAGGGCCAAGACATGTACTTGCTAATTTGAAAGAGCTTCTCAGGACAATCCTTTCGCCAGAGTATATAGACACATGA
- the LOC107772288 gene encoding vacuolar protein sorting 38 isoform X4, which yields MESKKLALMQNQEDQKNAKLVIQWEDYEQELARLCSLTSALNEAKKKKQLVQQKLQSLIQVEAESLSRSNELDEMKEKLDSRKLVMGNMSMHSKVVKEKVKKQEEQLSNDIRSLLVAGTSLSGASKRLQDASRSFAGERGYGRLRTLQRVFRTRQQYMVSQVQLLYPVRIAIGQAPEQELESFNNCSNSGNSAGLKPLDQGALIIAGLHLTVFTKMSFFTDKKEVQRSATALGYVAHVVALIASYLQVPLRYPLSFRKFKACGISSIFRRPRLNKSGLCCILVE from the exons ATGGAATCAAAGAAATTAGCTTTAATGCAAAATCAAGAAGACCAAAAAAATGCGAAGTTAGTAATACAATGGGAAGATTATGAACAGGAATTAGCACGTTTGTGTAGCCTCACATCTGCTCTTAATGAAGctaagaagaagaaacaattgGTTCAGCAGAAATTACAGTCCCTTATACAG GTAGAAGCAGAGTCACTGAGTCGTTCGAATGAGCTTGATGAGATGAAAGAAAAACTGGATTCCAGAAAATTGGTGATGGGAAACATGTCGATGCATTCTAAAGTTGTCAAAGAGAAAGTCAAGAAGCAAGAGGAGCAACTCAGTAATGACATCAGGTCATTGTTGGTTGCAGGGACTTCTCTTTCTGGAGCTAGCAAGCGCTTGCAG GATGCAAGTAGGTCCTTTGCTGGAGAAAGGGGTTATGGTCGTCTCAGAACTTTGCAGAGAGTATTCAGAACGAGACAACAGTATATGGTGTCTCAAGTTCAGCTGCTTTATCCTGTGAGGATTGCAATTGGACAGGCACCTGAGCAAGAACTTGAATCTTTCAACAACTGTTCCAACTCAG GTAACTCTGCCGGGTTAAAACCTTTAGATCAAGGAGCCTTGATCATTGCAGGTCTGCATTTAACCGTGTTCACGAAGATGAGCTTCTTTACTGATAAGAAGGAGGTTCAGAGGTCTGCAACTGCCCTGGGATATGTTGCACAC GTGGTCGCACTTATTGCATCTTACTTACAAGTTCCTCTTCGTTATCCTTTGAG TTTCCGCAAATTCAAGGCCTGTGGAATTTCCTCTATTTTTAGAAGGCCAAGACTCAACAAGAGCGGCTTATGCTGTATTCTTGTTGAATAA
- the LOC107772290 gene encoding uncharacterized protein LOC107772290 produces the protein MAAEKLLLQCGDCRTLLKSVEEAEQHVKHISHTNFCESTEPIRHLVCTACGKPCLCKTEFDFHAKRTGHTKFQDKTAEVAEEEERRAREKLLQQFEEIIKAETRKLLGLPPRNPALAKLLRPLLEEEKSSLPVSPATTAEQMSECLGTIKLNHMDDEAKVKNSFNTLLTYAKNVATNPDEEKYRKIRLSNAAFQERVGKLRGGIEFLELCGFEKIEGGEFLYLPREKVDMDVLYSAGHELNSAIKNPFF, from the exons ATGGCGGCAGAGAAATTATTATTGCAATGTGGTGACTGCAGAACTCTGTTGAAGTCCGTAGAAGAAGCAGAACAGCACGTAAAGCACATTTCCCACACCAACTTCTGCGAGTCCACTGAGCCAATTCGCCACCTCGTTTGCACCGCTTGCGGCAAACCTTGCCTCTGTAAAACA GAGTTTGATTTTCATGCGAAGAGGACTGGGCATACTAAATTTCAGGACAAGACAGCAGAGGTGGCAGAAGAGGAAGAAAGAAGAGCCAGGGAGAaacttcttcagcaatttgaagaaATTATTAAG GCAGAAACCAGAAAACTGCTAGGTTTGCCACCACGAAATCCTGCTCTCGCGAAACTTTTGAGACCTCTTTTGGAGGAAGAAAAG AGTTCATTGCCAGTCAGTCCAGCTACAACGGCAGAGCAGATGAGTGAGTGCCTCGGGACTATCAAACTGAATCACATG GATGATGAGGCCAAAGTCAAGAACTCTTTCAACACACTGCTAACTTATGCTAAGAATGTGGCGACAAATCCAGATGAGGAGAAATACCGTAAAATTAGACTCAGTAATGCTGCTTTCCAG GAAAGGGTTGGCAAATTACGAGGAGGCATCGAATTTCTTGAGCTATGTGGATTTGAAAAAATTGAAGGGGGTGAATTCTTGTACTTGCCAAGAGAAAAAGTGGACATGGATGTGCTTTATTCAGCTGGACATGAGTTGAACAGTGCAATTAAAAATCCCTTCTTTTGA